GAGTCAGtgacaaaggagcaaccttattGTCAATCCAAGGCCcaccctccaaaaaaaaaaaattacaagtccatataaggaaatatatatatatatatatatgctacaCAACTATGCATTACACCCTGCCATGCTCCAATTCTGTTCCAACCTATAGTAAGTTTTATAGCACGTGAATTGTAAACAAATACAGTCCCCAACTCCATTCTACACCTAACCCGCTATTTGGGGCATGTTGCATaacttttatttataaaaatagttCCAAAAACTGCCTAAGCCAAAAACAACTTACTGAACAATCCAAAATAGTCTGCAGCTCCAAGAGGTTTATCACAAAGATCCTCGAAAGGAAAATATGCACACCCATTAGCACCCAATCGAACCTGAAAGAGAAAAAAACACTAGCTAATATGCTTCGCACATGCCATAGAAAAACAACCACAAATTTGAGGGTATTTATTTAGCTCATACCTGCAATGTCCTACCCATGACAACTTCAACCTCTTGTGGGCTAGCTGTATGTTCCCCGATTATATTTTGAAACTTTTTCTTCAGAAAGGCTGACGACTCTACCCCAACAAAGTAGAAACCTTGCTCAGCCTGATTTTAAGGGGAAGCATAAACTTGCAAAATTAGAATCTCGGTGCAAAGAAGTATTAGTCGAAAATGCAGAAGTGAGGTTATAATAAATCTATGCGCATACATGTGCTTAcagaatggagagagagagagagagagagagagagagagagagagagagagagagagagggggggaggAGGAGAGGATACAATACCGAAGTCATTTTTCGGTAATCTACTGATGAACCAATTTCATGAGCTACGCATCTTTCCTACATCAACATTAGTTTCTAAATTACAAACCAACAAGagtatatacaaaaaataaaactatGAACAAGGTGGGCCTTGAGGGTTTTAATTACTGCAGGCATTGGAGAGACTGATGATCGTATGAGCTCAAATCAAACTCACTCAAAAGCATGTTTGGAACGGCTTGGTTTGATATCAAAAGGCCAAATGCCAAAACACTTTCATCCATCCACTGCCTTACACAGGATTGAGCCCAACTAATCACCATACTTAACAATAAATTACCATGATACATACCTTCAAACTTGAAATGAAGGGTACAAAAAGATCCCTCTGCAATCCACCTTCATACAGGTTGTCTGGAGCACGATTTGAAGTGGCAACTAGAATCTATACTTGCCCCAATATTAAAAATGCACAGACAAAGATGTTACATCACTTCCAACAAAAATTCATATTACTAAATTTTATGTAAATAAAGATTTGGCAGAGTTTATATTACTTACAACACCATTGCTAAATAGATGCCCAAAAAGACGGTTTAGTATTAATGCATCAGCAACATCTGTaacctaggaaaatcacacaaggATAAAATTAATAAGACCACAAGAAAAACTAGAATTATCAAATCAATCTAGATATTGAAAGAAAATTTGGCATCTACAAACCAACATACCATAAATTCATCCAGACACAATAACATTGAGTCATCAGATATCTCTCCTGCAACAACTTCAAGTGGATCTGCCACTCCCTTGTGCCTCTGCAACGATACATTCAAGCAAACTTGCTTTAGTAACTGATATGACCTGCGGCAATGAAATCAGCAAGAACACGAAAATATTTGAggaaaaagagagaataaaattTGTTGCATGTTTTAACACTAGGAGGCTCTGTTTGTCCAATTTATATATTGATTTTACATCTTAAAATGAAATTATAGCTTAGTCTTTCCAACCATCCTGACCAACCATTTCATAAAAGGTCAGAGAACATTTAATGGCTTAAAAGAAATGTTAGAACACCACAATCTGCCAGAAAGGGCCTTTGTCTAATGTGGAAAACAAAAACCATTATACCACAGCACCTAGTTAAAAACGGGAGGATGAGTTTAGGACTATTTTCTCACTTGCAGACGGGCATGAACATTCAACATGAAGTCATGAAAATGGATTCTCTTTTTCCTCCAGTTGAATGGCCTGAGAAAATGTAAATGAATACGATAACACAAACTTACGAATATTAATGGTGCAATATTGAAAATGAAGACTAGAATAATCAAAATTGTAGATGACAAGTTAATATACTTTCCGCTTTTACTTCTATAACTTAGGTTAATTGGGATTATTCCCCAATCCTATTAAGTGTTAAGAGTAGCTTATAAAGGATTTCAAAGTACAAGAAATAAAATCGCTAAGGCAGACTTACAATTGATCAAAAAACAAGTCCATCAACATGGTTTTTCCGGTGCCCACTCCCCCATAAAGATAGAGTCCTTTCACAGGTGAGTATGAAGACTGTGGCATGAAACGGGACCACAACCACCTACTCCTGAAGATAAACTAAGCTATGATTAGATGACAACAAAACCATAGACAGACAGCATGTGCGTGCATATACTCCCACGCACaattgattgaaatattattgatGAGCGAATATTATACAGGTAATGTACCTCCCAGATTTCTCAGAGGCCGTGTAGCGATCCAGCCGACAGGTATCAACTGACTCGGCAAGCTCGTCATAGAGTCTTTGAAGTTCTCTCAATGTTCCTACCTGCAAAAATCATTCTAAGACTATCCTTTACAAAGAAAGATATTAAGTAAGATGCAGGATTCAATAGTTGACTTAAATGACCAGTGTTTCCATATTTAatgacaataaaaaataatttggaGACTTAATTTCCTAGAAATTGCAAATTAACATACGGGGAAATATCCATTTAACAAGCATAATAACTACGTGATTTATTGGATGCTATCAAAAGCCATACACAGATACACTCATTCACACAATATAAAGATAAAAAGAGAAGTAATGAATAATAGAGCCAGTTGAAAGCAGATGTAACAATTTTTTCACACTCATACCTGACAGCTATCACCATCCACAAGTTCACCTGCAGCAATTCTCCGTTCATACTCTATAAGAGGCCCTGCTTTATTTTCATCTGTGGTAGCGAAACCCAATGCAAAATGAAGATAAATTCAAAATGACAATGTCTTAATATCAGCTCATGGAAagttaaaatgaaatgcaaaaaCTTTAAAAGAACAGTATTAGAAGACAACCTCCACTAGCAACTTTGGCAGCACCAGTGAGAAGTGCTCTTCTGATCATACAAGAGGGGTATAAAAATCTTTTGGTCGAAATATTATGAGTGGAGTTGTGAACAGAACTATGATTGGTATCTATCAAATGCTTTTGCCGATAACCGAACTGATTATTGCCTCGATGCCGAAACGCCAACCGAAATTGGCGAATGGACTGAACAACTGTTCTCATCTCTAAAGCAGGATCTCAAATGAAGAAGTTGCAGAAATTTAATGATCCAATTGTAAAGAAGCTCCAAGGTGTGGTTTAAACTCTCATATAATCAAAATCTGTGTTAGAAAGAGGAAAATTAAATATTGAAGAAGGAAGATGTTATTATTCAAACAAAGGAATTTAAGTACCTAAAAAAGTGTTTGATAAACAATAGTCTTTCAGTAACATAAGAAATTTTTACTAATAGAAAGGGGATTCCCCCTATTTGGTCTAGTCTTTCTATACCTAATACACCCTTCAAGTTGCAACTAAATTTACAAAAAGTTACCCTTCAACAACCCAGTTCTTTCAAAATAGATAAAAACTTCCCTACGATTGTCTCCATGCGACTTCCTCCATAACTTCCTCCTTCCTCCTGCATTACATAACTTCCTCCTTCCTCCTACATTATTCTCCTTCTTCCTGTAAGCAATTTTTAAATTTgtgattttaaaattatattacaaTTCTAATCAAATTGCAAAATTCTAATTTTCCTACTTCTTCGGGTTTAATTTGAAATAAAGAGTGCAGACTGGTTGTACCTTCACCAACACCCTGCCTGCACATTCGCACTTCTCCGGCCGCTGTGTCTCCTCTCGGGTCAGTGCCTGCTGTCCCTTTCTCTCTCTGGTTCAGTGCTTAGCCACCAGTCACCACCGTGCCATTGCCccatagtctctctctctctctctgtttttgtGCTTAGTCATGAAGTACAAGCGAGAGTCTAGCCATTGGCCACCACGACCATCACTACTACCCATAAAAGCTTCCCACTTCCCTCACTCCTTTGTCCAAAACATAGAAGGCCTCCCTAGGGCTTCTGTTACCACCAAACCAGACATTTTGGGTGTATGGTTCAGCAAAAAACAGAAACTAGAAGGGGAAGGGGGGAAGAGAAAACATGGGGAAGGAGAAAAGAGTAAGGTAGGATCAGTAGGTGGGTGTCACTATCGTTGAGATGCTTCTAGAAACACATCAGCATGGTGTTTTTAAAATCATTGAGAAGCTAGTGAATCGGCCCGTGCTACACGGTAGGTCAATTTTAATgtgaaattcatttaaaaaataaatcacacattGTCAATATCTGCAACATCCAAAAATAAATTGACAGGAGGACTTAAAAAAATAGGTAGACTTCTATAGGAAAAAAACATCCAGCCTAATCAATCTTTGTGACTGATGCAGTTATACAAAAGTTCTATGCAGACATTTACCTTTGCCATCTAATTTAAAGATTATCAAATTGAATTGCGAAATCTCCATGAACAAAAATGAATCATAAGAAGCTGCCCCTAAAATGCAATTTTGTTATTCTAATTGATAACCAATGTATAGTTATAGAAGATAATCTTTGCATAAACGAACTTAAAGTCAGTTCAAATTTAGAATTAAAGGTAGTTCATTTCAAATCttatagaatttttatttttttttaaaaaaaaattacatggaGGAAGTGGAATATTGGGAAAACTTATATGGTAGAAGATTTAGTTTGGAATTTTGAAGGTTCTTATCCGCAGATTGATGGTGTGATTGGGATCCATAGAAAGTCAAAGaaggcaatatatatatatatatatatatatcaacagaCTCACATGCATCTAAGCAACAAAGTGCACATTTAGTAACAGGATTCTCAAATTCAAGGGTAGGAAAAGGAAGTTAAGAAATGCAAGCACCAAGGAAAATTGAGTTAGCAAATTGAATAGAGTGAAAACTCACTTTGAATCCATATTCAATTGACAAACATGCTACATGGTGATGCCACATAGAAAACCTTAAGAAAGAAATAAATGCCAGAAAGagaatattaagcatgtaaatAGTAAGCTCAATTAGTGCCAACTGTaactttattttattataatttttttctatattttaattcCAATGTTGAAATAACAAGATTTGTTGTGGCCATGGTGAATGTAAATATAAAAGTCAGATGACAATTTATGCATCGTAAAAATTTCTAGATTCATAAGCCATAATAAGATACTAAAATTTCTAAGCTAAATGCATATATATGAAATTatgaatacacacacacatgcacacacaaatATTGAGGATAAGAAGAGCTTGGGTAAAGAAAATAAGAGATTTCATTTCACGCTAGCCCAACCACCCATTTCCCACCTCCTTTCCCCTTCATTACACAAATAACTAAATAGTTagctaattaaaaataaaaaaatgtccTGCAATGTGAGTATAAATCTCTCACTACaaataatttaggattttattatgATCTAATTCAAAATTACATTCAGGCTTGCAACTAAATTCAGGAAAAATGCACATCAAATTAACTGTTTTCCAAAAAGAAGGCCAATTCAAATATCAAAGCAATCTTCCTTGGAAGCAAAACACATCGAAGGCATTCATTGAAGACACTCAAGCACACATATAAAGCATTTGCCAAACAACCAAAACCAAGGGCacttttctttgatttttccatatttaaattcACAAAATCTGAATAGACTACTACTTCCTAATCAAAAAAATCTAATAAACATGTAGCTAATTACATGATAGACGCACAAATTAATAGACCTAAGGAAACACCAAAAATTTAAGCAAAATGTTCAAACAACAAACCCGCACACACGATAATACCATAAAAAAAATACTGATCCAAAAACAGGTCAACAATTTTAACATTAATGGAAGTATGGAACTGCTTATTATAGACTTCCAAGTTTGAAACTTCATAATGAGAGGAATGCAActaacaaaaataaagaaactaaagaagaaaataaacaaaaatctGGAATAACTGTCACGAACAAATACTGTTCCAGCCGCACTCATAAAACTTTATGCACAAATTGATGGATAACAAATTTCACAACCATGAATAAGAACCAATTTTATGGAAAAGAAATCTCACAAGAGAGTGACGAAGAATCAGAACTTACCTCTGTGGAAACAAGGCCCGCGATCAGATCACCGGCACCCGATCAACGCCCCCAGTTGAAGGCGCTCCACCCACTAGTCTAGTAGCCGGCACCCCCACAGCTACTCTCTCCGACCGAGGCCTCATCAGGCTTCACGACGTGTGGGGAAAACAATAGGCTCCGGGAAAAGACGAAAGCGCCCCTCAGCCCCGCCCTTTCGCCCGCACTGCCCTCCTCACATACCAAAATTACACCTTCGCGCCACTGCTGAAGGGCGCCAGCCAGGtttatgtattaaaaaaaaataaccatTTTCTTCGTTTTTAATGTGTTAGATTTGGGTACTGAATTGAATCATCAgaaataaaatgtaaaatttctattttatattttatttgaccTAAAATTAGAATTAAAATTGTATTACGACATTTGATATATAAacatacaaattttaaaaaaaaagtttaatttaTCAATTATATTGTTATAGTATAGgaaatttattcaattaatttaatatgaaatacgaatatttattatatataattattatgtaatattatttttattaaattatatactatataatttTGTAGAAAAAAATTGTTATAATAATCATGTACTTAATTATATTTTACGTACCATATTTTATGACATTTTGTTGTTATTCTTTTTaactataatattaatattatattttatcttatattttataagtattatattttaatatgtaatttattaaatgtaaataaaaatatcatacaTTAAACATTATAAGgtaatgtaaaataatataataaaataacaactatagcaatatattttattatataataaaattatatctttgtatactatatcattattaaaatgtaatattatatatttgtatcaataatattaataattaatattttatcttattttaaggttatatataataatataataaataaataatgatgctACACTTATAtcatagtattttataatttagaTTTTATGtgtcataataatattacatatatatatatatatgatatatatattgataataatggctaaaatattttatattaaaaatattattatataattattgtTAGAATTGATATATTTCCAAAAGGGggatgaatttggtattttaaaattttgtcctaggttaaatcagatgATAGTAGTATTATACAAACGTAGGGTCTATCTGAGCAAATATCAATTACCCAACAATaatttaactgagcaaataatcaaagcaagtaTAGCAGactcagtattttccaaacatgcAAAATATACAAATCATGCGcacattcataataaattaaatataagcatacatttACAGGAAATAAAAGTGCAGGAATTTAGAAGTCAACACaagatatattatcggggttcggccaatacagcttacgtccccgcctcaagcagaattcactaagttgctcacttgcgggtggagcgacaccaattatAATACTatttccttactgggcaagggaaacccCAGGTCAGATTAACAGGATTGACCAcaacctttacaacaccttataggatggtgcatctagttctcttaaccgggccTAAACCGATCTGGTGCTCTCCTGACCGAGTTTGAGCAATTCCAGACTCTTCACAGGtcgagtctccctcttctgaccacacgtcaagaatacaaaaaataattatttttgtaCAAATGAAATGTTTCTATGCTAAGCAAATGATCCACAACAATAAGCTCGAAAcccactcacatatgataggatttTAAGCTCAGTAAAGTATATATGATAACTCTCaaagatgtatatgtatatatatatatatatatatgtgtgtgtgtgtgtgtgtgagagagagagagagagagtataatgAAATGATCTTTGAATCAAGGTATATAATAATCACTAAGTGGGTTTACAAAGATCTTGAGAACCCaaaataatatctcaaaaaaaaatatttttaaaatctaaagtataagagatatttgggattttgcttgccaaaaatatttttcaaaaaatgcacaatgcaagcctttgaatcttgcagtTGAATGTGCAAAATTCTCAAGTTAAGAAGAGTTTCCCAACAAATATATATCAAGAAAATAACATGGGAAAGACTCAAGAACcactctcaaaatgatttgtaaaaaggAACAAAGGAGAGAATAAATGGTTTTTGATTTTGAAGATGAATGCCCAAAATGTATGCtctcttaaaaaaattttcaaaataataaagataaaagagtAAGACAATGAATAAAACACAAAAATTATTTGGGAAGATTTTTCTTCCTAATCATCTGTCTTAAATTTGAGTAaagaaggggtatatatagaccttGGGAAAAATATGAGCGTTAGGGACAAATTAGGAATTTctgaaattttttaattaaaatttaacccgATTTTTGCGCTATAAAAATGGTCTGAcccaagaggttcagtcgaccgaggacaAGGGTCGGTCGGCCAAGCCAGGGCAATTTCCGAACCttcacaagttcggtcgaccgcgAGTAAAAACCGGTTAGCCGAGCTAGTATGTTCGGTCGGCTTACCCAGTTTATCACATGAAGGATGGTCACCCAAGGAAGGTAGAAAAAGTCATGTTCATAATTCGGTCGGCCGTAGAATTTTAGTTCAAAATGTGGTCAGTCAATCGAGCCTTAGCCAAACTTTTGACTTTCGGCCAACGGtgtattcggtcgactgagctgatTAATACTAGAACTAGTCGGTCAACCGAGCTCAATTACTTCCTCAATTTAAACCcagattttgaccctaaagtaaTTTGCAAAAACCCTTGTTTGATTTTAGCTTTTataaaatggattttcaaataaAGTGAAGGGTTTAATTGAccaaggctttttaattaagcctaataATGCAACGTCTTTGGTTTCCTATGGCCAGTCTATGGTTATTTTGAGCTTACATTTACATCATGCACGCAAtgaattattacataccaaaactCTAAGTACTAAATGCATTtactgtaacgacttgcctattttaccatatatatattttttttctttcacatgAAAACATAACATCATTTATAATTACCCTATTTCTCTGTTATACTGATATAAACATGGTTCACCCAGACCCGTGGGTACTGGGGACATACCTGTCAAACAACTGTGAcacctaagcagtaagaaacataatttacatacaaccaACCAAgcaatcacaataccagagttctattaaatccgctaattatatatatacaatcatccaccaaaagactGAAATGTATCCTAGGGCCAATTCTCAAAGTAAATCTGACCCTTgcacaacaactcacccttctgatagggtagcaCAGTCCAACTCTACCGTCGCaaagctctatctgctcctctacatggatttcctgaaatgttttaatgctggagtgagacacctctcagtaagggaaataaactagtatcacaacatgagtattttcgtgttgtacatataaataatacataaaatataaatgGAAAAGTCTGACTGTactaaactgagtaaaacatgatttgtcaattcataatataatatactgcatactatacatggaaaacatcttatataactgtactatactgaaataacacccaggatggatagctagctgatgtcatgtcttacctccacatgactgggttgtgcggcccaaagacaagacctagcaatggcttgccaaccatgctagatcaaacataagtctgtaagtacgatgggtatgccccacctggtcccggactgccaggggaacaTCACCACTCTActctgaagccacatcgactatcatctcccacactactggtcatgtgagctcctgaaaactgaactaaaccataccatctgggttctgatatcatataatacgattcatatactaaacataattgtttcatatttcataataatatctgacatgataatatttcatgaattctgtcataacatacatgaatatggcatatgcgccaacatgaat
This window of the Malania oleifera isolate guangnan ecotype guangnan chromosome 6, ASM2987363v1, whole genome shotgun sequence genome carries:
- the LOC131158081 gene encoding uncharacterized protein LOC131158081 isoform X1 encodes the protein MRTVVQSIRQFRLAFRHRGNNQFGYRQKHLIDTNHSSVHNSTHNISTKRFLYPSCMIRRALLTGAAKVASGDENKAGPLIEYERRIAAGELVDGDSCQVGTLRELQRLYDELAESVDTCRLDRYTASEKSGRSRWLWSRFMPQSSYSPVKGLYLYGGVGTGKTMLMDLFFDQLPFNWRKKRIHFHDFMLNVHARLQRHKGVADPLEVVAGEISDDSMLLCLDEFMVTDVADALILNRLFGHLFSNGVILVATSNRAPDNLYEGGLQRDLFVPFISSLKERCVAHEIGSSVDYRKMTSAEQGFYFVGVESSAFLKKKFQNIIGEHTASPQEVEVVMGRTLQVRLGANGCAYFPFEDLCDKPLGAADYFGLFRKFHTLALEGVPMFGLHNRAAAYRFVTLVDVMYENKARLLCTAEGSPIELFDRIVTIYDAQHMAPRTASRSRKSDDLDLCVDNELGFAKDRTISRLTEMNSKEYLEHHASMFADEQFLHGKEDAESA
- the LOC131158081 gene encoding uncharacterized protein LOC131158081 isoform X4; the protein is MRTVVQSIRQFRLAFRHRGNNQFGYRQKHLIDTNHSSVHNSTHNISTKRFLYPSCMIRRALLTGAAKVASGDENKAGPLIEYERRIAAGELVDGDSCQVGTLRELQRLYDELAESVDTCRLDRYTASEKSGRSRWLWSRFMPQSSYSPVKGLYLYGGVGTGKTMLMDLFFDQLSYQLLKQVCLNVSLQRHKGVADPLEVVAGEISDDSMLLCLDEFMVTDVADALILNRLFGHLFSNGVILVATSNRAPDNLYEGGLQRDLFVPFISSLKERCVAHEIGSSVDYRKMTSAEQGFYFVGVESSAFLKKKFQNIIGEHTASPQEVEVVMGRTLQVRLGANGCAYFPFEDLCDKPLGAADYFGLFRKFHTLALEGVPMFGLHNRAAAYRFVTLVDVMYENKARLLCTAEGSPIELFDRIVTIYDAQHMAPRTASRSRKSDDLDLCVDNELGFAKDRTISR
- the LOC131158081 gene encoding uncharacterized protein LOC131158081 isoform X3, yielding MRTVVQSIRQFRLAFRHRGNNQFGYRQKHLIDTNHSSVHNSTHNISTKRFLYPSCMIRRALLTGAAKVASGDENKAGPLIEYERRIAAGELVDGDSCQVGTLRELQRLYDELAESVDTCRLDRYTASEKSGRSRWLWSRFMPQSSYSPVKGLYLYGGVGTGKTMLMDLFFDQLPFNWRKKRIHFHDFMLNVHARLQRHKGVADPLEVVAGEISDDSMLLCLDEFMVTDVADALILNRLFGHLFSNGVILVATSNRAPDNLYEGGLQRDLFVPFISSLKERCVAHEIGSSVDYRKMTSAEQGFYFVGVESSAFLKKKFQNIIGEHTASPQEVEVVMGRTLQVRLGANGCAYFPFEDLCDKPLGAADYFGLFRKFHTLALEGVPMFGLHNRAAAYRFVTLVDVMYENKARLLCTAEGSPIELFDRIVTIYDAQHMAPRTASRSRKSDDLDLCVDNELGFAKDRTISR
- the LOC131158081 gene encoding uncharacterized protein LOC131158081 isoform X2 — protein: MRTVVQSIRQFRLAFRHRGNNQFGYRQKHLIDTNHSSVHNSTHNISTKRFLYPSCMIRRALLTGAAKVASGDENKAGPLIEYERRIAAGELVDGDSCQVGTLRELQRLYDELAESVDTCRLDRYTASEKSGRSRWLWSRFMPQSSYSPVKGLYLYGGVGTGKTMLMDLFFDQLSYQLLKQVCLNVSLQRHKGVADPLEVVAGEISDDSMLLCLDEFMVTDVADALILNRLFGHLFSNGVILVATSNRAPDNLYEGGLQRDLFVPFISSLKERCVAHEIGSSVDYRKMTSAEQGFYFVGVESSAFLKKKFQNIIGEHTASPQEVEVVMGRTLQVRLGANGCAYFPFEDLCDKPLGAADYFGLFRKFHTLALEGVPMFGLHNRAAAYRFVTLVDVMYENKARLLCTAEGSPIELFDRIVTIYDAQHMAPRTASRSRKSDDLDLCVDNELGFAKDRTISRLTEMNSKEYLEHHASMFADEQFLHGKEDAESA